The sequence below is a genomic window from Salicibibacter cibarius.
ATAGGAAATGCCTTCATCTTCTATCATTTCCAACAAGCGGCGCCCAAAACCTACTTCCCGGTTCATTAAATACTTGCGAACGTAAATAATGCTAAATCCTTTGTCGGCGGCAATGCCGGTGATCGGATACTTATCGTGGGTCTCTGATTTCTCTGCTGTAATTAATGTCCCTTTCCCTTCCGGATTATTCGTATTCTTTACATTGACAGGGATTTTGTGCCTAAAGGCCGGAACCAAGGCCACATCATGAAAAACCGCGAAGCCGGAATATGAAAGTTCCCGCATCTCCCGGTACGTCATATGATGAATTTCCGATGGGCGATCAATCACTTTTGGATTCGCGACGCAAACCGAATCGACGTCCGTGAAGTTTTCGTACATTTCCGCGTTCACTCCTGCAGCCACGATCGCGCCGGTAATGTCCGATCCGCCACGGGGGAATGTGACCAACTGTCCGTTTTCTTTATAGCCAAAAAACCCCGGGAAGACAAGAATTTCGTCCCTATCTTTTAATTTCGCAAGCGACTCGTAAGCGGCATCCAATACTTGGGCATTTCCTGCTTCCCCGTTAACGAGCAGACCTGCTTCACGAGGGTTCATGTAACTGGCGGCCATTCCGATATGATTAAAATACGCAGCGATAAGTTTCGCATTATTATCTTCTCCCGCCGCTTTCATTTGGTCCATAAAAATACCTTCGTCTTCCGTGCTAAAAGCGGCGCGCGCCTGCATATCGTCTTGAATGCTTTCCGTGATCGTTTTTTCAACGCCGAGCTCTTGTGCAATCGTGCGATAGCGATCGACGACTTGTTCAAGGACGTCTCCAACCGGTTCGCCCTTCAATCGTTTTTCTCCCAAATCAATCAACAAATCCGTCACTTTTACATCGTCGTCGCTTCGTTTTCCCGGTGCGGAAACGATCACAATCCTGCGCGCAGCGTCGGCCGCGATAATGTTTTTCAATTGTTCAATTTGATTTCCGCTTGCTACTGACGTGCCACCAAACTTGGAGACTTTCATAGACAGTTAAAACGCTCCCTTATCTTGTTTTCTATTAAAAATATAATTGCTTGTTTATGCGTTTTCCAACATATCCTCTTCCGACCACTTCTGGTCGGCGATTCCGACCGTTTGCAGCATCGCCATAAATAATGGGACATCGGCATCCTGATAATAGTCAACCGAACAACCCGACTCCGGTTCATAATCGAGGGAAAGCGCGTGCCCATAATTCGTTTCTTGCAAATAGTTTGTGACTTCTGCCTCATCGATACAGAGCGGCGAGACATACTCTTGCGTGGAATGGTCAAGGATTGTTCTTGTATCCGATGGCGCCCCGACATCGACAGGAATGACAAAACCGCCGACGAGCAACACGACGAATGTAAGAAGCAGTCCGGTGATGAGCTTCCGATCTTTCTTTTTCATACTGAAGTCCTTTCTAGTCCGACCACTCTAATTGGCTGGTTACACGTTATCATTATACGTGGATTTATGCGCACGGTCCAGGGGGTGATTAAAGTTGTTTGCTTGACAAAAATGCCATTCAATTCTACGATAAAGATGAAAAAGTATGGGAATTAAAGAAAAAAAGAGTAACAGATCAACGCTGTAATCAATCTTCCCATTTTGTGGAAGGTTCATTTTATGGGGGCAGGGAGACGATGACGATCGATCGTTTAAAACAGAGCCAATTAATGAGCAAAGAAATCAGTGATTTGATTATTTCCCACGAAAAAGTTGCCCATGTGCAGCTTCAAAACCCGCTCGATCATGCCCTCTTAATTTTAATTAAATCCGGTTACACGGCCATTCCGGTCCTCGACAACGATTTCCGGGTGCGAGGGCAAATCAGCAAAAACGAAATTCTCGACTCTATCCTCGGCCTTGAACGTCTGGAAATCGAACGGCTTCACGACATTACCGTCGAAACGGTCATGAAGAAAAAAATCCCCCGCTTAAAAACGGACACGACATTTTCTAAAGCGTTGACAACTTCCATCAACCATCCTTTTATCTGTATCGAAGACGAAGAGGCATCTTTTGTCGGAATTTTGACAAGAAGTTCGATTCTCGCGTTGGTCAACCGTTATTTTCAACAATCAACATGAAAACCCGCCTACACGAGTAAGCGGGTTTTCCCATGGGCAGGCAAAACTTTATTACCTGCACCAGCCGATTTTGGCCCAATAAAGGAAGAAAAATGGTTCCCGATGGGTCGATACCCCTCTTTTCGTCCCATTTCAGGCAGAAAAGTGACTGCCAATGGTACAATAAACTCGGTTTTGCCCCACTTTAGGAAGGAAAACGACTTCCATTGGGGCGATAACCCTGATTTCGTCCCTTAAATTAAGATGGGGTCTGCCCTGCCCGATATCGTTTCATATCAAACCACTCTTTTTAAATCATGATTCATAGATATCCGGCCTGTATCCGGTGACCGCTCTCCACATTATTTCCCCGCCACTAGGCTTTCACCATAAAGGCTTGGCGAAAAGCCTAGTTTTCTAATCAGCAACTGCAACTTCCCCCACTTCCGCAACCACCGCTGCAAGAAGAGTTATCAAAATATGGATTGCTGGAAGGGACTTTAATATTCGGGGAAACGGATGTAGCCAATACCTCGCTGATTTCCGTCAGTAACTTCTCCAAGTCACGTTCAGCTTTTTTATACGCACTCACGCTTTCATGGAGGTCCATTTCTCGCTTTGCGATGCGCAAAGCCTTTGTTACCTCGCTATAATCCGGATGATATTTGCCAAAGCGCTGTACTTCGTCAAATTTAACTTTATGATGATTGAAGTCTTTGATCAGCCTTCTCGCTTCTTCATCTTCCAGCATGTCACGGCGCGCTTCAAAATAAGATTGGTATATATCAGAAGAGCGGATCATCCCTGATAATTCTTCGGATGCATCCAAAAGCTCGATTGGGGTTGACACTACAGTTTGCAACGCTAACACCTCCACATTGCCATTGTAACAGATTTATGCTTCTTTTGTTTACTCGGAGATCGAAACTGAAAACGTTTCTTTTAATCCGAGCGCGCGGCCATTTTCATCGTACGCTTCCAATTCAATGGCATGATCGCCAGGCTCAAGCCCTTTAATGATAAACGCAGCTTGATGGATATCTTTTTCATAATCGTCGTTTATCCTTAGCTTTAAATACCCCTGTGTATCTTTAGATTGGTGTTGATTCGCGTAAAAACTAAACGCCGGAATATAACTTTCCACATACACGTTTCCGTCGTTTATGACATGCTTCACATCAAAGGTTTTTTCGGTGTCCTGTTGGTCTTCTGCTTGCATCACCGGTATCGGTTCAATTTCCAATTCATCACCGGCAAAAGCCGGCTCGATCGCTACATTTACCACCATCAACATCGTCGCGATTCCTATTATTGCCTTACCCAACGCTAAAACCTCCTTTCGCCTAGTATGCAAAAAGGAGGTTCTTATTATCCGATTATCGTTTTAACAGGTTAAGCAACTGAATCGTCATCCCTAAGCCCTGGTTCATTCGGGACACACGCTGCGGCCAAGTCCGGCCATTAAAAAAACGCGCTTCTTTTTCCATTTCTTCCAAACGTTCAGGGCGTCGGGCCAATACCCGATACCAATAAGGCTCTGCACGCAAATACCTCTTCAGATCCGGCCTTTCTGAAAAATACTGCATTAAATCAGCGCGCATAATGGCATCAACCCTTTTTCATTTACTAAATAACCCAATGGCGAGATGATGATTTAAAAACCTCTAAATGAGAACGGATTCTCTTGGGCGTCATTGCGCGATTGATTGGGATTAGACTGAAATTGATTCAATAGCTCTTGGACGTTACCCATCACTCCGTTAA
It includes:
- a CDS encoding aspartate kinase — encoded protein: MKVSKFGGTSVASGNQIEQLKNIIAADAARRIVIVSAPGKRSDDDVKVTDLLIDLGEKRLKGEPVGDVLEQVVDRYRTIAQELGVEKTITESIQDDMQARAAFSTEDEGIFMDQMKAAGEDNNAKLIAAYFNHIGMAASYMNPREAGLLVNGEAGNAQVLDAAYESLAKLKDRDEILVFPGFFGYKENGQLVTFPRGGSDITGAIVAAGVNAEMYENFTDVDSVCVANPKVIDRPSEIHHMTYREMRELSYSGFAVFHDVALVPAFRHKIPVNVKNTNNPEGKGTLITAEKSETHDKYPITGIAADKGFSIIYVRKYLMNREVGFGRRLLEMIEDEGISYEHLPSGIDDTSVVLRTSEFSLDSENRLLTRIQNEMDVDDAYIEHGFTMLMLVGEGMKETVGIAARGSKALAEAGINIEMINQGPSEVSLAFAVKDRVGDEAIKAIYDEFYATQLHD
- the cbpB gene encoding cyclic-di-AMP-binding protein CbpB, translated to MLDKNAIQFYDKDEKVWELKKKRVTDQRCNQSSHFVEGSFYGGRETMTIDRLKQSQLMSKEISDLIISHEKVAHVQLQNPLDHALLILIKSGYTAIPVLDNDFRVRGQISKNEILDSILGLERLEIERLHDITVETVMKKKIPRLKTDTTFSKALTTSINHPFICIEDEEASFVGILTRSSILALVNRYFQQST
- a CDS encoding YlbF family regulator, which produces MLALQTVVSTPIELLDASEELSGMIRSSDIYQSYFEARRDMLEDEEARRLIKDFNHHKVKFDEVQRFGKYHPDYSEVTKALRIAKREMDLHESVSAYKKAERDLEKLLTEISEVLATSVSPNIKVPSSNPYFDNSSCSGGCGSGGSCSC
- a CDS encoding YlbE-like family protein gives rise to the protein MRADLMQYFSERPDLKRYLRAEPYWYRVLARRPERLEEMEKEARFFNGRTWPQRVSRMNQGLGMTIQLLNLLKR